In a genomic window of Streptococcus oralis subsp. tigurinus:
- a CDS encoding F0F1 ATP synthase subunit gamma, translating to MAVSLNDIKTKIASTKNTSQITNAMQMVSAAKLGRSEEAARNFQVYAQKVRKLLTDILHGNGSGGSTNPMLISRPVKKTGYIVITSDRGLVGGYNASILKAVMELKDEYHPDGKGFEIICIGGMGADFFKARGIQPIYELRGLADQPSFDEVRKIISKTIEMYQNELFDELYVCYNHHVNTLTSQMRVEQMLPIVDLDPNEADEEYSLTFELETSRDEILEQLLPQFAESMIYGAIIDAKTAENAAGMTAMQTATDNAKKVINDLTIQYNRARQAAITQEITEIVAGASALE from the coding sequence ATGGCAGTATCTCTAAATGATATTAAAACAAAAATCGCCTCAACAAAAAATACTAGTCAAATCACTAATGCCATGCAAATGGTATCGGCTGCTAAACTAGGTCGCTCTGAAGAAGCAGCGCGCAACTTCCAAGTTTACGCTCAGAAAGTTCGTAAGCTTTTGACGGATATTCTGCATGGTAACGGATCTGGTGGTTCAACCAATCCGATGCTCATCAGTCGCCCAGTTAAGAAAACAGGCTATATCGTTATCACTTCAGACCGTGGCTTGGTTGGAGGTTATAATGCTTCCATCCTTAAAGCCGTTATGGAGTTGAAAGATGAATACCATCCAGATGGTAAAGGTTTTGAGATCATCTGTATCGGTGGGATGGGAGCTGATTTCTTTAAGGCTCGTGGTATTCAGCCAATCTATGAACTACGTGGCTTGGCAGATCAACCTAGTTTTGATGAAGTTCGTAAAATTATTTCAAAAACGATTGAAATGTATCAAAACGAACTTTTTGATGAATTATACGTCTGCTACAATCATCATGTCAATACTCTCACAAGTCAAATGCGTGTAGAACAAATGCTTCCAATCGTTGACTTAGATCCAAATGAAGCGGATGAAGAGTATAGCTTGACATTTGAGTTGGAAACGAGTCGTGATGAGATTCTAGAGCAGTTGTTACCTCAGTTTGCAGAAAGTATGATATACGGGGCTATCATTGATGCCAAGACAGCTGAGAATGCTGCAGGTATGACAGCCATGCAAACGGCGACTGATAATGCCAAGAAAGTCATCAATGATTTGACAATCCAGTATAACCGTGCCAGACAGGCGGCGATTACACAAGAAATTACAGAAATTGTAGCGGGGGCTAGTGCCTTAGAATAA
- the atpA gene encoding F0F1 ATP synthase subunit alpha: protein MAINAQEISALIKQQIENFKPNFDVSETGVVTYIGDGIARAHGLENAMSGELLIFENGSYGMAQNLESTDVGIIILGDFTDIREGDTIRRTGKIMEVPVGESLIGRVVDPLGRPVDGLGEIHTDKSRPVEASAPGVMQRKSVSEPLQTGLKAIDALVPIGRGQRELIIGDRQTGKTTIAIDAILNQKGQDMICIYVAIGQKESTVRTQVETLRQYGALDYTIVVTASASQPSPLLFLAPYAGVAMAEEFMYQGKHVLIVYDDLSKQAVAYRELSLLLRRPPGREAFPGDVFYLHSRLLERSAKVSDELGGGSITALPFIETQAGDISAYIATNVISITDGQIFLGDGLFNAGIRPAIDAGSSVSRVGGSAQIKAMKKVAGTLRIDLASYRELEAFTKFGSDLDAATQAKLNRGRRTVEVLKQPVHKPLPVEKQVTILYALTHGFLDTIPVDDIVRFEEEFHDFFDAQHPEILETIRETKDLPEEAVLDAAITEFLKQSSFQ, encoded by the coding sequence TTGGCAATTAACGCACAAGAAATCAGCGCTTTAATTAAGCAACAAATTGAAAATTTCAAACCCAATTTTGATGTATCTGAAACAGGTGTTGTAACCTATATCGGGGACGGAATTGCGCGTGCTCACGGCCTTGAAAATGCCATGAGTGGAGAGCTGTTGATTTTTGAAAATGGCTCTTATGGGATGGCGCAAAACTTGGAGTCAACAGACGTTGGGATTATCATCCTAGGTGACTTTACAGATATTCGTGAAGGCGATACCATTCGTCGTACAGGTAAAATCATGGAAGTTCCTGTTGGTGAGAGCCTTATTGGACGTGTTGTGGATCCACTTGGTCGTCCAGTTGACGGTCTTGGAGAAATCCATACTGATAAGTCTCGTCCAGTAGAAGCGTCGGCTCCTGGTGTTATGCAACGTAAGTCTGTATCAGAACCATTGCAAACAGGTTTGAAAGCTATTGATGCCCTTGTTCCGATTGGTCGTGGTCAACGTGAGTTGATTATCGGTGACCGTCAGACAGGGAAAACAACCATCGCTATTGATGCTATTTTGAACCAAAAAGGTCAAGATATGATCTGTATCTATGTAGCGATTGGACAAAAAGAGTCAACTGTTCGTACGCAAGTTGAAACACTTCGTCAGTACGGTGCCTTGGACTACACAATCGTTGTGACAGCTTCTGCTTCACAACCTTCTCCATTGCTCTTCCTAGCTCCTTATGCTGGGGTTGCCATGGCAGAAGAGTTTATGTACCAAGGGAAGCATGTTTTGATCGTTTATGATGATCTTTCAAAACAAGCGGTCGCTTATCGTGAACTTTCTCTCTTGCTTCGTCGTCCACCAGGTCGTGAAGCCTTCCCAGGGGATGTTTTCTACCTCCACAGCCGTTTGCTTGAGCGCTCAGCTAAAGTTTCTGATGAACTTGGTGGTGGTTCAATCACAGCTCTACCATTTATCGAGACACAAGCAGGAGATATCTCTGCTTATATCGCAACCAACGTGATTTCAATCACAGATGGTCAAATCTTCCTCGGTGATGGTCTCTTCAATGCGGGTATTCGTCCAGCCATCGATGCGGGTTCATCTGTATCCCGTGTAGGTGGTTCTGCACAAATCAAAGCCATGAAAAAGGTTGCTGGTACACTTCGTATCGACCTTGCTTCATACCGTGAGTTGGAAGCCTTCACTAAGTTTGGTTCTGACTTGGATGCAGCAACACAGGCTAAGTTGAACCGTGGACGTCGTACTGTAGAAGTATTGAAACAACCTGTTCATAAACCACTACCTGTTGAGAAACAAGTAACCATTCTCTATGCTTTGACACATGGTTTCTTGGATACGATTCCTGTAGATGACATTGTTCGTTTTGAGGAAGAGTTTCATGATTTCTTTGATGCACAACATCCAGAGATTTTGGAAACTATTCGTGAAACAAAAGACTTGCCAGAAGAAGCAGTCTTGGATGCTGCGATTACAGAGTTTCTCAAACAATCCAGCTTCCAATAA
- a CDS encoding F0F1 ATP synthase subunit delta has translation MDKKTAKVIEKYSMPFVQLVIEKGEEDRIFSDLDQIKQVAEETGLPSFLAQVAVDESDKEKTVGFFQDSVSPLMQNFIQVLVYNHRANLFYEVIADCLNRLEKETNRFVVTISSAHPLTDEQKERLLPLIEKKMSLKVRSVKEQIDEGLIGGFVIFANHKTIDVSIKQQLRVVKENLK, from the coding sequence ATGGACAAGAAGACAGCAAAGGTAATTGAAAAATACAGCATGCCTTTTGTCCAATTAGTGATTGAAAAAGGAGAAGAGGACCGGATTTTTTCAGACTTGGATCAAATCAAGCAAGTCGCAGAAGAAACGGGCTTACCTTCTTTTTTAGCTCAGGTGGCAGTTGATGAGTCTGATAAGGAAAAAACAGTTGGTTTCTTTCAAGACTCTGTCTCACCTTTAATGCAAAACTTTATTCAAGTTCTGGTTTACAATCACAGAGCAAATCTTTTTTATGAAGTAATTGCAGATTGTTTGAATCGCCTTGAAAAAGAGACCAATCGTTTTGTAGTAACTATTTCTTCAGCCCATCCTTTAACAGATGAACAGAAGGAACGTCTGCTCCCATTGATAGAGAAAAAAATGTCTCTGAAAGTGCGGAGCGTCAAAGAACAAATTGATGAAGGACTCATTGGTGGTTTTGTCATTTTTGCTAATCACAAGACAATTGATGTGAGTATTAAACAACAACTTCGAGTTGTTAAAGAAAATTTGAAATAG
- the atpF gene encoding F0F1 ATP synthase subunit B translates to MDLTISTIIGDFILIAGSFLLLIFLVKKYAWGNISSILDERAEKISSDIDGAEEARKKAEELANKREAELAGSRTEAKTIIENAKGTAEKSKADILAEAKLEAGRLKEKANQEIAQNKADALQSVKGEVADLTVSLAGKIISQNLDSHAHKELIDQYIDQLGEA, encoded by the coding sequence ATGGATTTAACTATTAGTACCATTATCGGTGACTTTATTCTTATCGCTGGTTCCTTCCTTTTATTGATCTTTTTAGTGAAAAAATATGCTTGGGGAAATATTTCCAGCATCTTGGATGAACGTGCTGAAAAGATTTCTTCAGATATTGATGGTGCCGAGGAAGCCCGTAAAAAGGCTGAGGAACTAGCTAACAAACGTGAAGCTGAGTTAGCAGGTAGCCGTACCGAAGCTAAAACGATTATCGAGAATGCAAAGGGAACTGCTGAGAAAAGTAAAGCCGATATTTTAGCCGAAGCTAAACTTGAAGCAGGGCGCTTAAAAGAAAAAGCCAACCAAGAAATTGCTCAAAATAAAGCTGATGCTTTACAAAGTGTTAAGGGCGAGGTGGCAGATTTGACAGTTAGTCTAGCTGGGAAAATCATCTCACAAAACCTTGACAGTCATGCCCATAAGGAACTCATTGATCAGTATATCGATCAGCTAGGAGAAGCCTAA
- the atpB gene encoding F0F1 ATP synthase subunit A produces the protein MEESLNPTVNIGPISFDLTLLAMSLVTVLMVFAFVYWASRKMTIRPKGKQNALEMIYDFVIGFTKPNIGESYIKDYSLFLFSLFLFILVANNIGLMAKVQTTNGYNLWTSPTANLGYDLSLSFLITLIAHVEGVRRRGVKEYLRAFVTPGFMTPMNILEEFTNFASLAIRIYGNIFAGEVLAGLLLALSQNALYWYPFAFIANMLWTAFSIFISCIQAYVFTMLSSMYIGKKINEGEE, from the coding sequence ATGGAAGAAAGTTTGAATCCAACCGTTAATATTGGACCAATATCCTTTGATTTGACCCTGCTTGCCATGTCTCTTGTAACTGTTTTGATGGTTTTTGCCTTTGTCTACTGGGCAAGTCGTAAAATGACCATCCGTCCAAAGGGCAAACAAAATGCTCTTGAGATGATTTACGACTTTGTGATTGGTTTTACCAAACCAAACATTGGAGAATCATACATCAAGGATTATTCCTTATTTCTGTTTTCTCTATTTCTGTTTATCTTGGTTGCCAATAATATCGGCTTAATGGCAAAAGTACAAACAACAAACGGTTATAACTTGTGGACTTCCCCAACAGCCAACCTTGGATACGATTTATCCCTATCATTCTTGATCACTTTGATCGCCCATGTAGAAGGAGTTCGTCGTAGAGGCGTTAAAGAATATTTGAGAGCATTTGTTACACCTGGCTTTATGACTCCGATGAACATTTTAGAAGAGTTCACCAATTTTGCTTCCTTGGCGATTCGGATCTACGGAAATATTTTTGCCGGTGAGGTCTTAGCTGGATTGCTATTAGCCTTGTCACAAAATGCTTTGTATTGGTATCCTTTTGCCTTTATCGCAAACATGTTATGGACAGCCTTTTCAATTTTCATTTCATGTATTCAGGCTTATGTATTTACCATGTTGTCATCTATGTACATTGGTAAAAAAATAAATGAAGGGGAAGAGTAA
- a CDS encoding F0F1 ATP synthase subunit C, which translates to MNLTFFGLCLACMGVSLAEGFLMNGLFKSAARQPDIIPQLRSLMIMGIAFIEGTFFVTLAMSFVIK; encoded by the coding sequence ATGAATTTAACATTTTTCGGTCTATGTCTTGCCTGTATGGGTGTATCTCTTGCAGAAGGATTTTTGATGAACGGTTTGTTCAAGTCTGCAGCACGCCAACCAGACATCATCCCACAATTGCGTAGTTTGATGATCATGGGGATTGCCTTTATCGAAGGAACATTCTTTGTAACCTTGGCGATGTCATTTGTCATTAAATAG
- a CDS encoding CHY zinc finger protein, whose product MIQAQGLLVDDESRCVHYHSERDIVSLQCYECKKYYACYQCHNALETHVFSPYPLALSEDQPILCGACKRTMTFQEYQEQIACPYCSAPFNPGCKQHYSYHFK is encoded by the coding sequence ATGATTCAAGCTCAAGGTTTATTGGTAGATGATGAAAGCAGATGTGTTCATTATCATAGTGAAAGGGATATTGTTTCACTCCAGTGTTATGAATGCAAGAAATATTACGCATGCTATCAGTGTCACAATGCTCTGGAAACACATGTATTTTCTCCCTACCCCTTGGCGCTTTCTGAGGATCAACCGATTTTATGTGGGGCCTGTAAAAGGACAATGACTTTTCAAGAATATCAAGAACAGATAGCTTGTCCTTATTGTAGCGCTCCATTTAATCCAGGGTGTAAACAACACTATTCCTACCATTTCAAATAA